One Turneriella parva DSM 21527 genomic region harbors:
- a CDS encoding metal-dependent hydrolase — MDITKIFNEKNPDRPVQASPHPKVRSPNWDFSDFHFSSPNPNATENNQFRRAYLVGLSLLFPEGERFFIRAVRRYANEIKDPQLKKDVKGFIAQEAQHGRQHEILNEQIFGSRYEVKSFLDQWTGFAFGFLENFAEKYLPFGGGKLEVAVTAAAEHFTATWGAAALKSPSFAAFDSQSIRDLVYWHAIEEIEHKHVAFDVMREVSPNYFLRTGAMLITTALIGGLSIWGFAHILKQEDKIDWPEFLKALRYESFEKDGMFRQFAEAFVTYFKPNFHPSDMDDQALFDEFANLIDSRIEKVA, encoded by the coding sequence ATGGACATAACCAAAATTTTTAATGAAAAGAACCCCGACCGCCCCGTGCAGGCATCGCCGCACCCGAAAGTGCGCTCACCGAATTGGGATTTCAGCGATTTCCATTTTTCGTCGCCTAACCCCAATGCAACCGAGAACAACCAGTTTCGCCGCGCCTACCTGGTGGGGCTCAGCCTGCTGTTTCCCGAGGGGGAGCGCTTCTTCATCAGGGCAGTGAGACGCTACGCCAACGAAATCAAAGACCCGCAGCTCAAAAAAGACGTCAAAGGCTTTATCGCGCAAGAGGCGCAGCATGGCCGCCAGCACGAGATTCTGAACGAACAGATATTTGGCTCGCGTTATGAAGTAAAAAGTTTTCTCGACCAGTGGACTGGCTTTGCATTCGGCTTTCTCGAGAACTTTGCCGAAAAATACCTGCCTTTCGGCGGCGGTAAACTTGAGGTTGCTGTAACCGCGGCTGCGGAGCATTTTACCGCGACCTGGGGCGCGGCGGCTTTGAAATCCCCCTCGTTTGCGGCATTCGACAGCCAGAGCATTCGTGACCTCGTTTACTGGCATGCGATCGAAGAGATCGAACACAAGCACGTCGCCTTCGACGTGATGCGCGAAGTCTCGCCGAACTATTTTCTGCGCACCGGCGCGATGCTGATCACGACCGCGCTCATCGGCGGGCTGTCGATCTGGGGTTTCGCACACATTCTGAAGCAAGAAGACAAGATCGACTGGCCAGAGTTCTTGAAAGCGCTGCGCTACGAATCGTTCGAAAAAGACGGCATGTTCCGCCAGTTCGCCGAAGCGTTCGTGACGTACTTTAAGCCCAACTTTCACCCCTCTGACATGGACGATCAGGCGCTGTTTGACGAATTCGCGAATCTGATCGATTCACGAATAGAAAAGGTGGCGTAG
- the gatB gene encoding Asp-tRNA(Asn)/Glu-tRNA(Gln) amidotransferase subunit GatB, translating into MKFIPTIGLEVHCQLNTRSKLFSTAATSFGADANTEVQTVCLGLPGALPVLNYEAVRKAVKAGLALGGVIHERSKFDRKNYFYPDLPKGYQISQFFEPYCTKAAIDIEIESGKKRIGITRIHIEEDAGKLMHSEDPLVHESYVDLNRAGTPLIEIVSEPEIDNSDEAVLYLTELKKILEYIDVSDCNMEQGSLRVDANVSIRPEGSDKLGTRVEIKNLNSFKAVKAAIEYEIRRHTEVIESGGKIVQETRLYNAVRDTTQSMRSKEEAHDYRYFPDPDLVPLILKPADIEEIRKDLPELAHQKRARYVAEFGLPEYDAGVLTADRSTALYYEDVIRAGAPAKKASNWVMVEMLAIVKEKNKALTELFPPTNLAELIQLIDSGVISGKIAKEVFADMIATGKKPKAIVDEKGMSQISDEGAIREIVLAVMGEHPASVADFKAGKDRALKHLQGEIMKKTRGKVNPQVANKLLEEELKK; encoded by the coding sequence ATGAAATTCATTCCCACGATTGGTCTTGAGGTACACTGCCAGCTCAACACCCGCAGCAAACTTTTTTCGACCGCTGCCACCTCTTTCGGCGCCGATGCCAATACTGAAGTGCAGACTGTCTGCCTCGGGCTTCCCGGCGCATTACCCGTTCTCAATTACGAAGCGGTACGAAAAGCTGTCAAAGCCGGCCTTGCATTGGGGGGAGTGATTCACGAACGCAGTAAATTTGACCGTAAAAACTATTTTTACCCAGACTTACCGAAGGGCTATCAGATTTCGCAGTTCTTTGAGCCCTATTGCACCAAAGCGGCGATCGACATTGAAATCGAGTCGGGCAAAAAGCGCATCGGTATCACGCGCATTCACATCGAAGAAGACGCGGGCAAGCTCATGCACTCAGAAGATCCGCTGGTGCACGAAAGTTATGTCGACCTCAACCGTGCGGGCACCCCGCTCATCGAAATTGTTTCAGAGCCAGAGATCGACAATTCAGATGAAGCAGTGCTCTATCTCACAGAACTCAAGAAAATTCTCGAATACATCGACGTCTCTGACTGCAACATGGAGCAGGGCTCGCTGCGTGTCGATGCAAACGTGAGCATTCGCCCCGAAGGCTCAGACAAACTCGGCACACGCGTTGAAATCAAAAACCTGAACTCTTTCAAAGCGGTCAAAGCAGCGATTGAATACGAAATCCGCCGGCATACCGAAGTCATCGAATCGGGCGGTAAGATCGTGCAAGAGACGCGCCTCTATAATGCCGTGCGCGATACGACGCAGTCGATGCGCAGCAAAGAAGAGGCTCATGACTACCGGTATTTTCCCGACCCCGACCTCGTGCCGCTGATTCTGAAACCTGCAGACATCGAAGAGATTCGTAAAGACCTGCCAGAACTCGCGCACCAGAAACGCGCGCGCTATGTCGCCGAATTTGGTTTACCTGAATATGACGCGGGTGTGCTGACTGCCGACCGCAGCACAGCGCTCTACTATGAAGATGTCATTCGCGCAGGCGCCCCGGCGAAAAAGGCTTCAAACTGGGTGATGGTCGAGATGCTTGCGATTGTTAAAGAAAAGAACAAGGCGCTGACAGAACTGTTTCCCCCCACGAACCTAGCCGAGCTGATTCAGCTGATTGACTCAGGCGTCATTTCGGGTAAGATCGCCAAAGAGGTCTTCGCCGACATGATTGCCACCGGCAAGAAGCCGAAAGCGATCGTCGACGAGAAGGGCATGTCGCAGATTAGCGACGAGGGTGCAATTCGCGAAATCGTGCTCGCGGTCATGGGCGAACACCCCGCGTCGGTTGCCGACTTTAAGGCGGGCAAAGACCGCGCGCTCAAGCACCTGCAGGGCGAAATTATGAAAAAGACGCGCGGTAAGGTGAACCCGCAGGTGGCGAACAAGCTGCTCGAAGAAGAACTAAAAAAGTAG
- a CDS encoding methylglyoxal synthase, producing the protein MTEKKRIALVAHDNCKADLIEWVKYNWQTLAAHDLTTTGTTGSLIEKAVAADGQKEVKLRKLKSGPLGGDQQLGALITEEKIDAIFFFWDPMHAQPHDVDVKALLRIGVLYNVITACNRATADLVISSPFFAGAYERRRPDFSAYLGRKII; encoded by the coding sequence ATGACCGAAAAGAAACGTATTGCGCTTGTGGCGCATGACAACTGCAAGGCAGACCTCATCGAATGGGTTAAGTATAACTGGCAGACGCTCGCGGCCCACGACCTCACGACAACGGGAACAACGGGCTCGCTGATTGAAAAAGCAGTTGCGGCAGACGGCCAGAAAGAGGTGAAACTCAGAAAGCTCAAATCAGGCCCGCTCGGTGGCGACCAGCAGCTCGGCGCGCTGATTACCGAAGAGAAAATCGATGCCATCTTCTTTTTCTGGGATCCCATGCACGCGCAGCCGCACGACGTCGACGTCAAGGCGCTCTTGCGCATCGGTGTGCTCTATAACGTGATTACCGCGTGCAACCGGGCAACCGCCGACCTCGTGATCTCGTCGCCTTTCTTTGCAGGCGCGTACGAGCGCCGCCGGCCCGATTTCAGCGCCTATTTGGGCCGAAAGATAATTTAA